The Streptomyces armeniacus genomic interval CGCGCAGGCGGCGGCGCTCTACCAGATGTCGTACTACCTGGGCAGCTCGCTGGGGGGCGCGGTCGGCGCGCTCGCGTACCGTACGGCGGGCTGGGGCGCGACGGCGGTCTTCGCGCTCGGCGCGCTGGGGCTGGCGGCGTGCGTGACGCTCTACGCGACGCGGCGCGCGGCCCGCGACGCCAGCCTCTCTGGCAGCCCCAGTCCGTCCGGCGATTGAGGACGGGCCGAAGCGGCCACCGGACGGTGGATGGCCACACACCGACATGGCCACCGGCACGCCGTCCGTGGCCGAGGGCCGTCCTCGAACGCCGGACGGGCTGGATTGTGGCACTCGCGGCCGTCCTCGAACGCCGGACGGGCTGGATTCAGGCGATGCGGTCCAGGATCACCGGCGGCGGGGCCGTCGTCAGGGCGCCGATGTCGTACGCGTCGGTGAGGGCCGCCAGGGCGTAGTCGAACCTCTCCGGTGTGTCCGTGTGCAGGGTCAGCAGCGGCTGGCCCTCCGTGATCTCCTCGCCCGGCTTGGCGTGGAGTTCGATGCCCGCGCCCGCCTGCACGGGATCCTCCTTGCGGGCGCGGCCCGCGCCCAGCCGCCAGGCGGCGACGCCGACGGCATACGCGTCGAGGCGGGTGAGGGTGCCCGATGCCGGGGCCGGGATCATGTGCTGCTCGCGGGCGAGCGGCAGGGGCGCGTCGGGGTCGCCGCCCTGGGCGCTGATCATGCGGCGCCAGTGGTCCATCGCGGAACCGTCCGCGAGGGCCTTCGCCGGGTCGGCGTCGGGCAGGCCCGCGGCGTCGAGCATCTCGCGAGCCAGGGCCAGGGTGAGGTCGACGACGTCCTTGGGGCCGCCGCCCGCGAGGACGTGCAGGGACTCACGCACCTCCAGGGCATTGCCCGCGGTCAGGCCGAGCGGCGTGGACATGTCGGTGAGCAGCGCGACAGTACGTACACCGTGGTCGGTGCCGAGGCCGACCATGGTGGCGGCGAGTTCGCGGGCGTCCTCCAGGTTCTTCATGAACGCGCCGGAGCCGACCTTCACGTCGAGCACCAGGGAGCCGGTGCCCTCGGCGATCTTCTTGCTCATGATGGAGCTGGCGATCAGCGGGATGGACTCGACGGTCCCGGTGACGTCGCGCAGCGCGTACAGCTTCTTGTCCGCCGGAGCCAGGCTCTCGCCCGCCGCGCAGATGACGGCGCCGCCGGACTCCAGGATGCCCAGCATCTCCGGGGTGCTGAGCGAGGCCCGCCAGCCGGCGATGGACTCCAGCTTGTCGAGTGTGCCGCCGGTGTGCCCGAGGCCGCGGCCCGACAGCTGGGGTACGGCGGCGCCGCAGGCGGCGACCAGCGGGGCGAGCGGCAGCGTGATCTTGTCG includes:
- a CDS encoding thymidine phosphorylase — encoded protein: MDAISVIRAKRDGHPLSDGQIDWVVDAYTRGDVADEQMSALAMAILLNGMSRAEIARWTAAMIASGERMDFSPLSRPTADKHSTGGVGDKITLPLAPLVAACGAAVPQLSGRGLGHTGGTLDKLESIAGWRASLSTPEMLGILESGGAVICAAGESLAPADKKLYALRDVTGTVESIPLIASSIMSKKIAEGTGSLVLDVKVGSGAFMKNLEDARELAATMVGLGTDHGVRTVALLTDMSTPLGLTAGNALEVRESLHVLAGGGPKDVVDLTLALAREMLDAAGLPDADPAKALADGSAMDHWRRMISAQGGDPDAPLPLAREQHMIPAPASGTLTRLDAYAVGVAAWRLGAGRARKEDPVQAGAGIELHAKPGEEITEGQPLLTLHTDTPERFDYALAALTDAYDIGALTTAPPPVILDRIA